In the genome of Desulfomicrobium apsheronum, the window ACGTTCCGATACTGGATAACAAAGTCCCGACCATCTTCTGGCGGCGAATCCGCCGCAATTCCCGCTCTTGTGGCGCTGCCGTTTACGTTCGCCTCGAAAGCCCCGTCTATTGGCCTCAT includes:
- the tnpA gene encoding IS66 family insertion sequence element accessory protein TnpA, with translation MKTQFAQNRAARWMAHVQQWRESGLGKTRYCRENGLALSTFRYWITKSRPSSGGESAAIPALVALPFTFASKAPSIGL